In Gadus chalcogrammus isolate NIFS_2021 chromosome 1, NIFS_Gcha_1.0, whole genome shotgun sequence, one DNA window encodes the following:
- the LOC130384494 gene encoding WD repeat-containing protein 46-like, producing the protein MASAEVALKHTHVEKKKKVSERYWQGSGEEKKDEAPGGSHVPGDQPAPLGSQTNQQTRASEKKEKYKAAGRLGKKAITRKPDPFPGSAPVPEEKRLKFRRKMKIDQLPQHLSKLRRVVASSQAEAEITEKESARHDQLLLQEDAGFLEGDEDEDTCTISQEDIADAVDITAGAKYFNLNLSQFGPYRLDYSKTGRQLLLGGRRGHVACLDWQTKQLLCEINVMETVNDVKWLHSEAMYAVAQKKWLYIYDSSGIELHCIRKFNDVLRMQFLPYHFLLATASATGFLQYLDVSVGKEVAAVGTKAGRLDVMCQNPQNAIIHLGHSNGTVTLWSPNQKEAIVKMLCHHGGVRSVAVDKTGTYMVTSGMDKKLKVFDLRSFKPFQSYFLPAGASSLALSHRGLLSAATGDIVQVYRDVWNTPVKKPYMAHKVHGAVWGLHFCPYEDVLGVGHGEGFTSMLVPGAGEPNFDGLDSNPYRSAKQRQEWEVKALLEKIQPELISLDPGKLSQVDYATFKQKHQDKVKLLGYDPLARDKFKPRMRKKGRSSTGGVIRRKNQVAHEDKREIIITTLKEKAESAKERKKKNNGQTSAVQRSALDRFKKRAAP; encoded by the exons GTCGGCGGAGGTAGCGCTGAAACATACACACgtggagaaaaagaaaaag GTTTCTGAGCGTTACTGGCAGGGCTCTGGTGAGGAGAAGAAGGATGAAGCCCCGGGTGGATCTCACGTGCCGGGGGACCAGCCAGCTCCACTGGGCAGCCAAACCAACCAGCAGACCAGGGCTTCagagaagaaggaaaaataTAAAGCGGCAGGAAGACTTGGAAAGAAGGCCATAACAAGG AAGCCTGATCCCTTCCCAGGATCTGCACCAGTTCCTGAGGAGAAGCGGCTTAAATTCCGGAGGAAAATGAAAATTGATCAG CTTCCTCAGCATCTCTCTAAGCTAAGGCGTGTTGTGGCTAGCTCACAGGCTGAGGCAGAAATTACTGAAAAGGAATCTGCCCGACACGACCAACTTCTTCTCCAAGAGGATGCTGG TTTTCTAGAAGGAGATGAAGATGAGGACACGTGTACCATCTCCCAAGAGGATATTGCTGATGCTGTGGATATAACGGCTGGAGCCAAG TATTTTAATCTAAACCTATCCCAGTTTGGGCCTTATCGTTTGGATTACAGCAAGACTGGACG CCAACTGTTactgggtgggaggagggggcatGTGGCCTGCCTGGACTGGCAGACTAAACAGCTGCTGTGTGAGATCAACGTGATGGAGACTGTCAATGATGTGAA ATGGCTCCATAGCGAGGCTATGTATGCGGTGGCACAGAAGAAATGGCTGTACATCTATGACTCCAGTGGAATCGAGCTTCATTGTATACGAAAATTCAACGATGTTCTTCGCATGCAATTTCTCCCGTACCACTTTTTGTTAGCCACAGCG AGCGCAACAGGCTTCCTGCAGTACTTGGACGTGTCCGTTGGGAAGGAGGTGGCGGCCGTGGGCACCAAAGCAGGCCGGCTGGACGTCATGTGCCAGAATCCTCAGAATGCGATCATCCACCTGGGCCATTCTAACGGCACCGTCACCCTCTGGTCCCCCAATCAGAAGGAAGCGATCGTCAAGATGCTCTGTCACCATGGTGGTGTACGCTCCGTCGCTGTGGACAAGACTGGCAC TTATATGGTGACGTCGGGCATGGACAAAAAGCTGAAGGTTTTTGACCTCAGGTCCTTCAAGCCCTTTCAGTCCTACTTCCTGCCTGCCGGGGCCTCCTCCCTGGCTCTGAGCCACAGGGGACTGCTGTCGGCCGCCACTGGAGACATTGTCCAG GTCTACAGAGACGTATGGAATACACCAGTGAAAAAGCCCTACATGGCACACAAAGTGCACGGAGCGGTGTGGGGCCTCCACTTCTGTCCCTATGAGGATGTCCTTGGGGTGGGCCATGGAGAGGGCTTCACCAGTATGCTGGTGCCAG GTGCTGGTGAGCCCAACTTTGATGGGCTGGACTCGAACCCATACCGAAGTGCCAAACAACGGCAAGAATGGGAGGTCAAGGCCCTGTTGGAGAAGATACAGCCAGAGCTGATATCCCTCGATCCAGGAAAGCTGAGCCAAGTGGACTACGCCACGTTCAAGCAGAAGCATCAGGACAAAGTCAAACTCCTG GGCTACGACCCACTTGCCAGAGATAAGTTCAAGCCCCGCATGAGGAAGAAGGGCAGAAGTTCCACTGGAGGGGTTATAAGGCGCAAGAATCAAGTGGCTCACGAAGACAAGAGA GAGATCATCATTACAACTTTGAAGGAAAAGGCAGAGTCTGCaaaggaaaggaagaaaaaaaacaatgggcAAACATCTGCTGTGCAGAGATCTGCTCTGGACCGATTCAAGAAACGGGCGGCCCCGTGA